A genome region from Verrucomicrobiia bacterium includes the following:
- a CDS encoding response regulator: MPISPATSLNPVPYPEEHHESFKPLRRRVLIVEDEEGALKLLERRFRKMGFDVAAAQDGLDALDQARRKESDLIILDLVLPKLSGEEVCKAIREDDDRHISGIPIIMLTGKDTVADRIVGKVIGANAYLTKPFDFDDLMDKVIELSIPE; this comes from the coding sequence ATGCCGATCTCGCCGGCCACTTCCTTGAATCCCGTACCGTATCCCGAAGAACACCACGAATCGTTTAAACCTTTGCGCAGACGCGTTCTCATCGTGGAAGACGAGGAGGGAGCGCTGAAGCTTCTCGAACGCCGGTTCCGCAAAATGGGCTTCGACGTTGCCGCGGCCCAGGACGGCCTGGATGCGCTTGATCAGGCGCGCCGCAAAGAATCGGACCTGATCATTCTCGACCTGGTGCTCCCGAAACTCTCGGGCGAGGAAGTCTGCAAGGCCATACGCGAAGACGACGACCGGCACATTTCCGGCATTCCCATCATCATGCTGACAGGGAAAGATACGGTCGCCGACCGCATCGTCGGCAAGGTGATCGGCGCCAACGCGTATTTGACTAAGCCTTTTGACTTCGATGATCTCATGGACAAGGTCATCGAGCTTTCAATCCCTGAGTGA